DNA from Alnus glutinosa chromosome 2, dhAlnGlut1.1, whole genome shotgun sequence:
AAGAGTCCATGACAATTATTACTTGAATAATCCAATAGTCTTGGAAATGTAATTGAACCAGAAAGGTACTGGCTTAAGTTGTATATTCAAGCTAAAGAAGGTTTCTAGGAGATGTGTGCCAATTTTCTAATATCCCCATGTCAAAACATCATTCTTGCAGTAGTTACTTTTAACTAGGGAGCAGCCATAAGTGCAATAAAAGTTGTACACAATTCAAAGCATTTGGAATTAAAACCTCCAGTGTTTAGTTGGTTTCTCCAACTAATGCTTGAACAAAACCTCACTATTTGGTAGGTTTTGCAGTATAGCAAGGATGGCCCCCCTTCTTTTGGAGGGTTTCAATGGCAGAAGTAAACTGGAGAGCATATAAGATGAGAGTGAGACATGGAGGGTTGCAATTGACTAGATTGAAATCATGTTTAATGAATTAACTTAATAAAATTACCTGAGTATGTAACTTATTCCATTTTCTTTACTGGACAAGTTCATCTTCTACCATTTTCAGGGCCTTCCTGATCATAATACCACCAAGACTAATATCTGTGCTTACTATTTTGAGTAGTAGGAAAAAACCCATTTCCTATATCAATTGAATTCCACAAAAACATGAAATTACCCAGTATGAAACCATTTTGACACTATTTTCCTACTATTCATTGAGGCTCTGAATTTGTTGACTTTAGATACCCATCAAAATGGTACTTGAGTTGTTGGTTGTGCACTGTTTATTAGAGGATGTTTTCATATTGATTTTTTGTAATATCTTGCATCTACTTATTTCCTTTCAGTTGAGAAGCAATGGCTTGGATATTTCGCACTGAAGACAAAGCCAATGCATCTAAAGCTTTCAAGTGGCTATAGAGCAAGAGCAGCTCTGGGTGCTGATCCAAAAGCAGTTGAAATTCCCCGTCAGTGGTACAATCTGATCGCAGATCTTCCAGTGAAACCCCCTCCTCCGTTGCATCCTAAGACTTTGGAACCAGTCAAACCTGAAGATTTGTCTCCCCTGTTTCCTGATGAGTTGATTAAGCAGGAGATGAGCAATGACAAGTTCATAGACATCCCAGATGAAGTCCTTGATGTTTACAGGCTGTGGCGCCCAACCCCTCTGATCAGGTTGGATTTGCTATTACATAATGCTTTTCTTGGAAAATTTCTCCATCTGCCATGGTAAGAAGCATCTTATATTTTTCAGTTGAATTTAGAGCCAAGAGGTTggagaaacttctcgatacaccTGCCAGAATTTACTACAAGTATGAAGGCGGCAGCCCTGCTGGATCACACAAACCCAACACTGCAGTCCCACAAGTCTGGTATAATGCTCAGCAAGGCGTCAAGAATGTTGTAACCGAAACTGGCGCTGGTCAATGGGGAAGTTCATTGGCCTTTGCTTGCAGCTTATTTGGGCTTGGCTGTGAGGTAAGGAATGCtttaatttataaatgttgACCCATAGccataaattgaagaatgctattTTCAGATTGTGTTTATTGATCTGATTGGCTTCCTCAACCAGGATAACCTGTTCATACACATATGACATAGCTACGGAAATTAAGAGGTTGAATATGTTGAatctataattaatatatttttcatctgATGTGCAAAAGATATGGCTAAACCTAAATCTTAATATACTATTGTGCTCCTAGATAAGAGCCATCTGAGCCATTTTTTTGTTTCCACTAACAAATcatttcttgtattttcttgCTGCATATCTAGTCCTGCCCAGTGAAGTATGGTCCAAATGGAACCAGTCGAACCTGGTGTTGAAATATCAATTGACtcttcataattttttcttgaGATAAATTACATGGCAATTGTTTCTATTTGTTATGTAGGTGTGGCAAGTCCGTGCTTCTTATGATCAGAAACCATATCGTAGACTAATGATGCAAACCTGGGGTGCAAAAGTACACCCATCTCCGTCTAATATTACTGAGGCGGGTAGGAAAATTCTAAATATGGATCCATCAAGCCCTGGAAGtctaggaatagctatttcagAAGCTGTGGAGGTTGCAGCTATGAATGCTGATACCAAGTACTGTCTGGGGAGTGTTCTCAATCATGTTTTGCTCCACCAGACTGTTATCGGTGAGGAGTGCCTAAAACAAATGGAGGCTATAGGTGAAACCCCAGATGTTATCATAGGGTGTACTGGTGGTGGGTCCAATTTTGCAGGGCTTAGTTTTCCATTCATCCGTGAGAAGCTCAACGGGAAAATCAACCCTATTATAAGAGCAGTTGAACCTACAGCATGTCCTTCATTGACCAAAGGTGTGTATGCATATGATTATGGTGATACGGCAGGGATGACTCCGTTGATGAAGATGCATACGCTTGGGCATGACTTCATTCCAGACCCAATTCATGCTGGTAATTTATTGTTGGTACCAGGAACACAGATTTGCTgacattttcttgttcttgaatCTTGAACAATGTGCTTTTCATTCTACAGGGGGATTGCGATACCATGGTATGGCACCACTAATCTCACATGTATATGAATTGGGTTTCATGGAAGCTCTTGCAATACCCCAGACAGAGTGCTTTCAAGGTATATCTTATTTTTCTGGACTGAAACTAATAGTTACCATCTTATGCACCATAGAAGTGAGACCAAGAGTAAGCGAAGACAGGCTAAGATTGTTCCTTTCCTTTGTTGCAGGTGCCATACAATTTGCAAGGTCTGAAGGGTTGATACCTGCCCCAGAGCCAACTCATGCTATAGCTGCCACCATTAGGGAAGCTCTTCGTTGTAGAGAGACCGGGGAATCGAAGGTTATACTCACAGCAATGTGTGGACATGGCCATTTTGACCTGCCAGCTTATGATAAGTATTTGCAGGGAAATATGGTCGACCTGTCATTTTCAGAGGAGAAAATACAAGCATCAATGGCCAATATTCCTCATGTGGCGGCCTGAGTGTACTGATGATCATAGGTTGGAGAATCATCATTTTGGATGATCTGAGAAATAATTTAAAATGTTGGTTGTTGTCCAAATTTATCTGGGATAAAAGAGTCGTGGATGCAAGAAAGACTGAAAAGTTGGGCAACAATTTGCGGACAGAGACAGGGAATGAATAAATTCACATAATAAAGATCATCAGGAGCTTATATCATAAAGTTTGTCATAAGCTTATATCATAAAGTTTTTTAGTTGATCACAGCTGTTATACTCCGGTCTCATAtcgggaagagatgaatagctcacataaagtgagtggtttataaagatactcattggtgctaagtctcatattgtctagttactaggtaaaactgagttttataatggattctgggaaaattcaaaattgactagtctttttggggtgatagaGCAGATGTGGCTATCGCTTTTGTttgggttgttacaaatggtatcagagccacataGTAATGTCAGGTCATGTGGTATTGGAGCACCGCATGACGTGGACCTGACGAGGACGTTAAgggtttaaggggggagtttgtaacactcaggtctcatattgggaagagatgaatagctcatatagagtgagtgatttataaaaatactcatgggtgttaaatctcacattgtgatagcgcagatgtagctAGCGCTTTTTTTTGGGTCGTTACAACAGCACTGTTCCTTTTTCGTTTCCTATTTCTTCTTGCATCATAGAAAAGGAGAATAAAAGTAGGCGAATAAAACATGCTAGTcaatcttgaattttttgtaaattaCTCCTACCTTATACCTTTAAGCCaacaaaaatggaaaagaagtaaaaggaaaagaaaggagcTCCCAACTATGATCTTTTGACACTGACACTGAGCGCGTGTTCAAGTTGGATTTGTTCGGAGTAGATCATATTATCTTCACCATATGATCTATCTTAAGCATATAAGCCTCGATTTTGAAAAAGAtacacttttttcaaaattattaataaacagttcaaaatacaaaatacattttaaacGTGAACTTCACTAAAAAAACACTTGTCACCTTTATATTACAtgttttttaaaactaaaattacaattttttttaaaaactattcatgaacaatttttaaaacacaaaatactttcAAATATGAACCCTACTAAAAAAACACTTTTgacttttatatcatatcaaaataccttttaacaaaattaaaatacttttcaaGACTATTATTAAGAATTCAGAAGTCGTCATGGCACATATTATGATGTTAAGCTAACCCAATTTTtcgaacatatatatatatataataacattatTCTTGTCACTTGTTTGGTTCATTCATAAAATCAGGTCTTTGgtccttttttgttatttatttatttttttttttggtacgaAGAAACGAGGTCCAAAATAGGGTTTTCAGCCACAAAAGCGGGTTCATAACGACACCGTTTATCTTCTTTCCCTGGGCACACAGTATCTTGATGCCTTCTAGTATCTAGAGGGTTTTCAGCGTTAGAAGCAGGCTCCGAACTCCgaaggcctctctctctctctctctctgtccgATTTCCGGACCTCCGGTATAGACTCGGCTCAGGTAAGTTAAAACGACGTCGTGGCCAATATCTCCACCTTGTTCTGAAATACCCTATATTCAGCttcaattttgaaatcaaaCATTCCTTTACTTGTAGTTCGTCATCGTGTGGCAGTTTCGGTGtgatataataatttatatttttttttacttgggaTTATTGTCTCATTTTGTTGTTATTAATCTGATTTTCGTGCAGTTTTTGTCAAAATGTCTGTCGCTATAGTCtccaaaatacataaatatcCACAAAACCTAAAATTAAATAGTAAACCTATTACTGACCATAGCTATCGGAAATGTAAGCAATGTGATCGTAATAGAGCTTACCAATTGATTTAATTCGGGTTCCTAATAGAGCTTTGCAACTGGGTTGAATTTGTATTTGGGCTAGAAAGCCAACTCTATAACCAGTTCTCACTGAATCTTTTACATGGTTGTTGTAATAAAGATCTTGTATTGATATCTGATGCATGTTATACTTCTTActtgaaattttaattattaggATGCATAGAGATGGTACTATTAAAGGGAGAGTTCGTTTTAATGATTTGAGCTGAATGTGTTTTTTCTGCCAACCAAAGTTTGTGCTCATaataagctctctctctcttgtcgGCGTGTGAAGGAGCGTTCCAATGTTTCTCTCGAGTCTGTTTTTTTTCCTGGCATAGGCGCTCTCACTTTTCGTTTTTGGTCTTCTGCAATGGGTTTTACAAGTTGTTTCTACGTTGAAATAAAAGCTTTCGAGCTTTTGGTAGAAGAGGGGACCTCAGTCTTACGTTCTGTTGGAAGGAGCAAGGGGTCTCCTGAGCGGTGTTTTTGGGCAAGCTCGGTGTAGTTGTTGGCCACTGTGGAGGCAATGGTTAATGGGGAGAGTTTGAAAGAGTTCGTAACGTCATTGAGGGTTGGTTGTAAAGTGTATATCGCCCAAAGGTACTCGAATAGTCATAGTTGGTACTTGGCATTGGCGAaatatggtggtggtggtggtggtggtgggcaGAGAGGCTTCATTGTCATTCCAAAGGGTCGAGAGGGAAGAGGGTGGAGCAGCTGTGTTGTCAAGCTGAGAAAGGTGGTAGCTTTTCTTGAGTCTTATTTCGATGATGGGAGTAGAGCTTTGAATACCTAAAGGTTGCATATTGGTTCTCGGTTGAACGGCCTGAGTGGCACTTCGTTGTTGCTAGCGAGAAAGGCTCTGAAGGAGGTTGGCGGACAAAGGTTGTATGCAGAGGTGGATTAGAATTCCGAAATTGCTTCTTTGTTCAGGGTAAAGCAAGTATTTTAGATGTTGGAGCGTTGAGGGGAAGGGACGGCAGTGGTAGGGGAGAGAGGCTTGGTTATTATCTGGAAGTCCCAAATTTCAAGCCGGTGTTGTCAATCCTAAGGCCCCTTTGACTGTTTTAGGTGAATTCCTTGACCTGCAATCCCTAagaaatttgtttgttttactCAAAGGGGAAGTAGAACGTTGCTTAAAGAGAATAGAGGTGGGCCATGCTTCTATTGGGCTCGAGCTTGTTGCAAGCCCTGCAAAGGAGTCATTGTTGAGCCGAAGCCCAAGTCGCTTAGGAAGGCCCCATGTTTTTTGTTTGGTGGTGCGGGTGAGTTCATTATGGAATCTGGGCTCTTGTGTTTCTGAGCCCAACGCGTTAAGTCATTCTCAGCCTAGGAACACGGGAGAGTTAGGCTTGAGTTCTTCACAACCCGGAGAGCCTTAGGGTTTGAAGCCACTGTTAAAGGGAGAGTCTAGTCTAATTTGTCTAGGGGCTTGGGTGCTCCCAATTCAAAATTAGTTTTGGAGGCCCAACTTGCTAAGACGCTTGACAAGGGACTAGGCCCGAGTCGGGTTGTTTCTAGCCAACGTCAGTTTAAGCCCAAACCCATATTCAAGTGGAAAGCTAGGTTGGGGGTGCGGATTCGAGTCTTTCTTCTGGTGAGCCCGTTGATTCTTCAAGAGCCTCGCCGCCATCTCTAGCGTTCGTCGTCAATCGTTTGAGCAGAGCTTCTGAGTCTTCTTCAGACTTTGTTGGCAGCTCTTCATGATGGGTGTTCCCTTCAATCACCCACCCGCCAACACCATTATATGTTGGAGCTCCTGCTTTGCCTAATTGGGAGGCTTTAGATTGGGCGGTTTGGAAAGTTAAGAGGTTCCATCATTTTGTGGGTTTGTCCTATGAGGGGTTTGAGGATGAGGTGATGGCGTTGTTCAGCGCCATTGAAGCGAGCAGAGATCATAATGGCCGGCTAGTCTTTCTAGTCTTATTTCTAAGTCAGTGAATAGAAGACACCGCAAACTAAGGAGGCTAGCTTGTTCTGCCAACTATGACCTTATGGGTGGTCAGTCTAGTAGAGGTAGAGGCAAGGGTAAGCGTCTAGTGTGCTCTTAATGAATCCTAAAGTCTTGACGTGGAATGTGAGAAGGTTAAATGAGAGGGACAAGAGGTTGAGGGTTAGCAACCTTCTTAGAGATTGGAAGGTTGATATTGTTTGTTTACAGGAAACCAAATTGGCGCTTGTGTCTAGGGTCGTCATGTGCAGTTTATAGGGTTGTCTTCATGTGGATTGGTATTACTTGTGTTTGATAGAGGCTTTTGGAGGGATACTAttaatgtgggataggagggtgggGAAAATTAAGGAGTGTGTGGGGGTATATTATGTGGCTTGCTCCTTTAGAAATGTCGACGAGAACTTTGAGTGGGCTTTCACGAGTGTTTACGGTCCAAATTTTGATAGTGATAGAAGAGTGTTTTGGGATGAATTGGCTGGGCTGATTAGTTGGTGGGATTTTCTGTGGTGGATTGGGGGCGATTTTAATATCATTTGCTTCCCGAGCGAGAGATCTAGTGATTCCCATCACTCCCCAGTTGGAGGTTTTCATTCTTGAACAAAGTCTTATAGACATCTTTGGTGGGTGGTAACTTCACGTGGTCTAATAACTGTAATACTCCGCTGTGGTCCAGAATTGATAGGTTTCTCCTTTCTCCTGATTGGGAAGTCCAGTTTCCTAATGTTTCTCAGAGGAGGCTCCCTAGAGTTTTATCAGATCACTTCCCTCTATTGCTTGATTGTGGTAATGTTGTTAGGGGTAGAGGATACTTCAAatatgagaatatgtggctaaaAGCTAAGGAATTTGTGGAAAAGGTAAATCAGTGATGGTAATCTTACAGCTTTCAAGGCTCCCCTAGTTTTGTCTTGGCTTGCCAACTAAAAGCCAATGAGGAGGTTTTTGGCAATGCCAAGAAGcagtaaaatgattttttttgggtgaatcTTGATGTTATAGCAGAAGATGATCCCTATTTGATGAGGAAAAGGATAGAAAGGTTGAGATTACTAGTAACTTGGAGAGGACTACTATTTTGAAAGAAGTCAGTTGAAGGCAGAAATTTAGGGCCTTTTGGCTGTGGGTGGGAGATAAAAAtacaaagttttttatttttactttttattaagtGGCCGATTCGAATAGAAGGAACAACATTGTTGATTCATTGGTGGTTGATGGGTTCGTTTCTTCAGATTTTATTGAAATAAGTGGCATATCCTACAGTTTTACACTATTCGGAACAATTTAGTTGGTGGCCTAAACTGTATGGTTTTCCTTTTATTCTATTGATGTTGAAGAGGCTTTGTGGTTGGAAAGAGATTTTGAGGAAAGTGAGGTCTTTGAGGTGGTGAAAACTTTGAACGACGATAAGGCCTGGGGCCTTGATGGTTTTTCTTTGGCCTTCTTTCAGGCTTGTTGGGAGGTTCTTAAAGAGGATGTCATGAATGTTTTTCTTGAGTTTCATGTTCAAGGAACGTTTGAAAGGAGCCTCAATGCCACTTTTATTGCCCTTATTCCAAAGAAGGCTGGGGCGGTGAATATTAAGGATTTTCGCCTTATCAGCCTTGTGGGCGGCATTATAAGATTATCTCTAAAGTTCTAGCTAACATGCTTAAATTGGTGTTGGAAAATGTTATTCACAAGTCTTGGAACACTTTTATTGGGGGGAGACAGATTTTAGGCTTAGTCCTCATTGCAAATATCATTGATAGTAGAATTTGATTAGAGTTTTCAGGTGTGCTCTGCAAGTTGGATCTAGAAAAGGCTTACGATCATATTAATTGGGACTTCATGTTGTATATGCTTGAGGAGATGTGGCTTCAGGGAGAAATGGCGTGAATGGATTGCTCATTGTATCTCTACGGTGTGTTTCTTTGTTCTGATTAACAAAACTCATTACGGCTTCCTTAATAGCTCTCATGGCCTGAGACAGGGGATCCTTTATCCCCTTTGTTGTTTGTCGTTGTCATGAAAGCCTTGAGTATAATGTTGTCAGCCACTGTGGATAGAAGGCTCTTATCAGGTTTTTCGGTGGGGTTTAGGAATAACAATGAGCTCCTTATGTCTCACCTCTTATTCACGGACACCTTAATTTCTTGGGAGTTAAATCTCGATCATCTCTATCTCCTGCCTTGCctcttcttatgctttgaagctgtttcagggTTGAAAATTAATCTAGCTAAATTAGAGTTAGTCCTTGTTGGAGTTGTGGAAGATGTTGGAAGCTTGGCTAGTATCTTTGATTGCAAGGTATCCTCTTTGCCTATGAACTACCAAGGTTTGCCATTGGGGGCTTTGTTTAGGGCAAAATCAATATGGAATGGTATTATGGAAATGATAAAAAGTCGTTTGGCAGGTTTGGAAGTGGCTTCATTTGTCAAAGGGTGGTAGGATCACTTTGATTAAAAGTACTCTTTCTAATTTGTCTACTTATTTCTTGACTCTTTTCCCTATCCTTGTTGGAGTTGCTAATCGTATTGAGAAAATTCATTGAGACTTCTGGTGGGGCGGAGTTGGTGATGAGTTTAAATTCCATCTAGTCAGTTGGGCAAAGATTTGTACTCCGTTGTTTTCAGGCGGTTTGGGGATTAGAAACTCGCTTTTGTTTAACCAAGCTCTCTTGAGGAGATGGTTGTGGCATTATGACATAGAAAGGGAGGATTTATGGAGATCGGTGGTCGAAGTTAAACATGGTAGCATGTGGGGAGGGTGGTGTTCCAATGAGGTTTTTGGATCCTACGGGGTTAGggtgtaaaaaaaatattaggagggggtggggtGATTTCTCTAGATTTGtaagatttgaggtgggagatggatcTAAGATCAGGTTTTGGCAAGATGTATGATATGGTGATTAGACCTTGAAGACATCTTTCCCATTGTTGTTTAATATGGCTCGTTTTAAGGAGGCATTTGTGGTAGACcatgttttgttttctaatGACACTTTTCAATGGAATATCACCTTCATTAGACtggttcatgattgggaggtggaggcGGAGATGGTCGCTTCGTTCTTTAATCTTTTGTACTCATTCATGATGAGTCAAGGTGGTGAAGATAGAATTTGTTGGACCTCTTCTAAAACGTAGACATTTGAGGTCAAATCTTTTTATCATGCGCTTAGCCCCCCGCATGCTTttctttcccttggaagagcatttggagaaaCAAGGCCCCTCTGAaagtggttttctttgtttggacagcagTGTTAGAGAAGATTTTGACTTTGAATAACCTTAGAAAGAGGCACGTGGACtagtgttgcatgtgcaagaaggGTGGGGAATCCATCGCCCATCTTTTGCTCCACGCCGAAGTAGCTAAAGATTTGTGGGTATTGGTTTTGAGTCTTTCTGAGATAGAGTGGCCCATGCCTCAACGGATGGTGAAAATGTTGGCTAGTTGGACAGGCCAGTTTG
Protein-coding regions in this window:
- the LOC133859165 gene encoding uncharacterized protein LOC133859165 — its product is MATHSTLLANPVPKSPASSVHPRIEKQWLGYFALKTKPMHLKLSSGYRARAALGADPKAVEIPRQWYNLIADLPVKPPPPLHPKTLEPVKPEDLSPLFPDELIKQEMSNDKFIDIPDEVLDVYRLWRPTPLIRAKRLEKLLDTPARIYYKYEGGSPAGSHKPNTAVPQVWYNAQQGVKNVVTETGAGQWGSSLAFACSLFGLGCEVWQVRASYDQKPYRRLMMQTWGAKVHPSPSNITEAGRKILNMDPSSPGSLGIAISEAVEVAAMNADTKYCLGSVLNHVLLHQTVIGEECLKQMEAIGETPDVIIGCTGGGSNFAGLSFPFIREKLNGKINPIIRAVEPTACPSLTKGVYAYDYGDTAGMTPLMKMHTLGHDFIPDPIHAGGLRYHGMAPLISHVYELGFMEALAIPQTECFQGAIQFARSEGLIPAPEPTHAIAATIREALRCRETGESKVILTAMCGHGHFDLPAYDKYLQGNMVDLSFSEEKIQASMANIPHVAA